One stretch of Glycine soja cultivar W05 chromosome 7, ASM419377v2, whole genome shotgun sequence DNA includes these proteins:
- the LOC114417741 gene encoding peroxiredoxin-2B-like codes for MNSWAKTFLENKHVKFLADGAAKYTNALGLQVDLTDKGHGIRSKRFALMVEDLKVKVAHVESGGEFTISSAEEIIQAL; via the coding sequence ATGAACTCATGGGCCAAAACATTCCTAGAGAACAAGCATGTTAAGTTCCTTGCTGATGGTGCAGCCAAATACACCAATGCCCTTGGTCTTCAGGTTGACCTCACTGACAAGGGTCACGGCATCCGCTCAAAGAGGTTTGCTCTGATGGTGGAAGACCTCAAGGTGAAGGTTGCGCATGTTGAAAGCGGAGGAGAGTTCACCATCTCCAGTGCTGAAGAGATCATCCAGGCCCTTTAA
- the LOC114420389 gene encoding uncharacterized protein LOC114420389 has product MAESSNDRVEAALARLTSRIEDLLQHVTPSASPSFPPRSPIPAHSHRMKLDVPRFDGTDPLGWIFKITQFFEYHGTPDHDRITIAAFYMEGRALAWFQWMSSNGQFTSWPVFLQALQNRFAPSQYEDPSGSLFKLTQRTTVTEYLSEFEELANRVVGLPAPFLLSCFVFGLVPEIRREVMVNQPLIVAQAAGLARLHEEKLRDFRFDFRQIPRPRAPPPPPLAPTQPPPLTPFASPRFSPLPPLLPSPPRPFPSPPPTVRRLTPEELASRLERGLCFSCDEKFHKGHRCTPRVHLLIADEDDPLEHVGSNIDPADPGDPTPGPIELPETPAHISLNSLAGHLAPETLRLVGHISSHPILVLIDSGSTHNFIQDQLVAQLGLPCRPTTPLKVLVGNGQHLQCHTTCDSTTIDLQQHSFAVDLYVLPIAGANVILGVQWLQSLGPILTDYTKLSMQFFHDGRIVELQGDPVAQRDLLSSPQFRRVCRNQPNSICFHITVLPEDSELALTIPVDPQVQHLLHQFSVLFQDPTTLPPARDTDHQIHLRPDATPVNVRPYKYPYYQKREIETQVEAMLQRGIIQPSKSPFSSSVLLVKKSDNTWRFCVDYRALNALTIKDHFPIPTIDELLDELGGASCFSKLDLLQGYHQIHMQSEDIPKTTFRTHHGHFEFKVMPFGLCNAPSSFQATMNTLFRPYLQRFIIVFFDDILIYSVSLSDHLRHLQTTFQVLYDNHFVLKLSKCLFAQPQVEYLAPPLVKATTVEPLHWTPSTQTTFDTLKAALTSAPVLALPDFRLPFTVETDASAIGMDAVLSQQGHPIAFFSKPFSQKMLRASTYVRELCAITTAVRKWRQYLLGHSFTILTDHQSLKELMT; this is encoded by the exons ATGGCCGAATCCAGCAACGATCGTGTCGAGGCTGCCTTAGCCCGACTAACTTCACGCATAGAGGACCTTCTGCAACACGTTACCCCCTCTGCTTCCCCTTCCTTTCCACCTCGTAGCCCGATACCTGCACATTCACATAGAATGAAGTTAGATGTACCGAGATTTGATGGTACGGATCCTCTTGGGTGGATTTTTAAAATCACCCAGTTCTTTGAGTACCACGGTACCCCGGATCACGACCGCATCACCATTGCAGCATTTTACATGGAGGGAAGAGCCCTTGCTTGGTTCCAGTGGATGTCAAGCAACGGACAATTCACCTCCTGGCCTGTATTTCTACAGGCACTGCAAAATCGTTTTGCCCCAAGTCAGTATGAGGACCCCTCAGGGTCTTTGTTCAAGCTTACACAGAGGACAACGGTGACGGAATACTTATCTGAATTTGAGGAATTGGCCAATAGGGTGGTTGGACTCCCGGCTCCATTCCTGCTCAGCTGCTTCGTATTTGGACTCGTGCCGGAGATTCGCCGCGAGGTGATGGTGAACCAACCCCTCATCGTGGCCCAGGCGGCAGGGCTAGCCCGTCTCCACGAGGAGAAGCTCCGCGACTTCCGTTTTGACTTCCGCCAAATCCCACGACCCCGcgcgccgccgccgccgccattGGCTCCAACGCAGCCTCCGCCGCTCACACCCTTTGCTTCTCCCCGCTTCTCACCCCTTCCTCCTCTCTTGCCCTCACCTCCGCGTCCGTTCCCGTCACCACCACCCACGGTCCGCCGGCTGACCCCAGAGGAGCTAGCCTCCCGCCTCGAGCGCGGCCTCTGCTTCTCCTGCGACGAGAAGTTCCACAAGGGGCATAGGTGCACCCCTAGGGTTCACCTGCTGATAGCAGATGAGGACGACCCTCTCGAGCACGTGGGTTCAAATATAGACCCAGCTGACCCAGGCGACCCGACTCCAGGCCCAATTGAGTTACCCGAAACCCCAGCCCACATCAGCCTCAACTCCCTCGCGGGCCACCTTGCCCCAGAGACTCTGCGGCTCGTCGGTCACATCTCCAGCCACCCCATCCTGGTCCTGATTGACAGTGGGAGTACCCACAATTTCATTCAGGACCAGCTCGTGGCCCAATTGGGGCTACCCTGTCGGCCCACCACTCCATTGAAGGTCCTCGTTGGCAATGGCCAGCATTTGCAGTGCCACACGACTTGTGATTCCACCACCATCGACCTTCAGCAACATTCCTTCGCCGTCGACCTCTATGTCCTTCCGATTGCCGGCGCCAACGTCATCCTTGGCGTGCAATGGTTACAATCTCTAGGCCCTATTTTAACTGATTATACTAAGCTCAGTATGCAGTTTTTCCATGATGGCAGGATAGTCGAGCTCCAAGGTGATCCTGTGGCTCAACGAGACTTGCTCTCCTCCCCTCAATTCCGACGTGTCTGCCGCAATCAACCCAACAGCATTTGCTTCCACATTACGGTGCTCCCTGAGGATTCCGAACTCGCGTTGACCATCCCCGTTGACCCGCAAGTCCAGCACCTTCTCCATCAATTTTCCGTTCTCTTTCAGGACCCGACAACGCTCCCACCGGCACGAGATACTGATCACCAAATTCACTTGCGTCCAGATGCCACCCCCGTCAATGTTCGACCATACAAATATCCTTATTATCAAAAGCGCGAGATTGAGACTCAGGTTGAGGCAATGCTCCAACGCGGCATCATTCAGCCCAGCAAGAGTCCTTTCTCTTCGTCGGTGCTGTTGGTGAAGAAATCCGACAATACCTGGAGGTTCTGCGTGGACTACCGTGCATTGAACGCCTTAACAATCAAGGATCATTTCCCAATCCCCACCATTGATGAGCTCTTGGATGAGCTCGGCGGCGCGAGTTGCTTCTCAAAACTGGATTTGCTGCAAGGGTATCACCAGATACACATGCAATCGGAGGACATTCCCAAAACAACTTTCCGGACGCACCACGGGCACTTTGAATTTAAGGTTATGCCCTTTGGCCTCTGCAATGCGCCCTCTTCGTTTCAGGCGACAATGAACACTCTCTTCAGGCCTTACCTTCAACGCTTTATCATCGTCTTCTTCGACGATATTCTCATCTACAGCGTCTCCCTCAGCGACCACTTGCGTCACCTCCAAACAACCTTTCAGGTGTTATATGACAATCACTTCGTTCTGAAGCTCTCCAAGTGTCTTTTCGCTCAACCTCAGGTGGAGTATTTGG cgCCCCCCTTGGTCAAGGCCACCACCGTCGAGCCCCTTCACTGGACTCCATCCACACAAACCACCTTTGACACCTTGAAGGCAGCCTTAACATCTGCACCGGTCCTCGCCCTTCCCGACTTTCGACTACCCTTCACAGTTGAGACTGATGCATCTGCAATTGGAATGGACGCCGTATTATCACAACAGGGCCACCCAATTGCATTTTTTAGCAAACCTTTCAGTCAGAAAATGCTCCGAGCTTCCACCTATGTCAGGGAATTGTGCGCCATTACCACCGCCGTCAGGAAGTGGCGGCAGTACCTTCTCGGGCACAGCTTCACTATCCTAACTGATCACCAAAGCCTGAAAGAACTCATGACCTAG